A genomic window from Promicromonospora sukumoe includes:
- a CDS encoding NYN domain-containing protein: MSAPSPQEPGQMPRRTYLIVDGENIDATLGMNVLNRRPAPEERPRWDRISAFAEKVWSQEVVPLFFLNATSGQMPMPFVQALLAMGYKPIPLAAQGSEKVVDVGIQRTLDALMDRPGDVLLASHDGDFLPQIEALLADDDRRVGLLGFREFVNARFTEQEQRGLVMYDLEADADAFTTMLPRVRIIPIEEFDPLRYL; this comes from the coding sequence ATGTCAGCACCGTCCCCGCAGGAGCCCGGGCAGATGCCCCGGCGCACGTATCTCATCGTCGACGGTGAGAACATCGACGCCACGCTCGGCATGAACGTGCTGAACCGCCGTCCGGCACCCGAGGAACGCCCCCGCTGGGACCGCATCTCCGCGTTCGCGGAGAAGGTCTGGTCGCAGGAGGTCGTGCCGCTGTTCTTCCTGAACGCGACCTCCGGCCAGATGCCGATGCCGTTCGTGCAGGCGCTGCTCGCCATGGGCTACAAGCCCATCCCGCTGGCCGCGCAGGGCTCGGAGAAGGTCGTCGACGTCGGTATCCAGCGCACCCTCGACGCGCTGATGGACCGGCCCGGCGACGTGCTCCTCGCGAGCCACGACGGCGACTTCCTGCCGCAGATCGAGGCCCTCCTGGCCGATGACGACCGCCGCGTCGGCCTGCTGGGCTTCCGCGAGTTCGTCAACGCCCGGTTCACCGAGCAGGAGCAGCGCGGTCTGGTCATGTACGACCTGGAGGCCGACGCCGACGCCTTCACGACCATGCTGCCGCGCGTCCGGATCATCCCGATCGAGGAGTTCGACCCGCTGCGCTACCTGTAG
- a CDS encoding response regulator transcription factor, translating to MATPEARLVVVDDEPNIRELLSTSLRFAGFEVHAAADGNGALQLVRDVEPDLVVLDVMLPDMDGFTVTRRMRATGRHTPVVFLTAKDDTQDKVQGLTVGGDDYVTKPFSLEEVVARIRAVLRRTGVPAPEEEAVLHVGDLEMDEDSHEVRRAGVEVDLSPTEFKLLRYLMLNSGRVLSKAQILDHVWQYDWGGDANIVESYISYLRRKIDTLEVEGETLPPLIHTKRGVGYLLRAPQPVRA from the coding sequence ATGGCTACTCCCGAGGCGCGTCTGGTCGTCGTGGACGACGAACCGAACATCCGCGAGCTCCTGTCCACGTCCCTGCGCTTCGCGGGCTTCGAGGTCCATGCCGCCGCGGACGGCAACGGCGCTCTCCAGCTCGTCCGCGACGTGGAGCCGGACCTCGTGGTGCTCGACGTGATGCTCCCCGACATGGACGGCTTCACCGTCACGCGCCGCATGCGGGCGACCGGCCGCCACACCCCCGTCGTCTTCCTCACCGCCAAGGACGACACGCAGGACAAGGTGCAGGGCCTCACCGTCGGCGGCGACGACTACGTGACCAAGCCGTTCAGCCTGGAGGAGGTCGTGGCCCGCATCCGCGCCGTGCTGCGCCGCACGGGTGTGCCCGCCCCCGAGGAGGAGGCCGTGCTGCACGTGGGCGACCTCGAGATGGACGAGGACTCGCACGAGGTGCGCCGCGCGGGCGTCGAGGTGGACCTGTCCCCCACGGAGTTCAAGCTGCTGCGGTACCTCATGCTCAACTCCGGCCGTGTCCTGTCCAAGGCGCAGATCCTGGACCACGTGTGGCAGTACGACTGGGGCGGCGACGCGAACATCGTCGAGTCCTACATCTCGTACCTGCGGCGCAAGATCGACACGCTCGAGGTCGAGGGCGAGACCCTGCCCCCGCTGATCCACACGAAGCGCGGAGTCGGGTACCTGCTGCGCGCCCCGCAGCCCGTCCGTGCTTAA
- a CDS encoding sensor histidine kinase: MLKERLAGIPLRARLVAIIALLLAAGLGIAGIATTTVVSSFLVQQVDDELHTAALDPIGIIQSTSGQALPSDYYVLIENESGKQTQLGNSAITRFGTPELPTVTYDEAVDSGGEPFTAAAATGADDSDADSGPDTGTESWRVITLAATYPSGERAVVYVALPLVGMDKTVSILTRTLIMSGLGIVLLGGLTAWVLVERSLRSLRSVEHTAAQIAAGDLTLRVPEAPPGTEMGSLAASLNAMLTQIERAFAAQEASEVRMRQFVSDASHELRTPVATIRGYGELYRMGALDTTDKVDDTMFRIEDAARRMGTLVNDLLVLARLDEGRPVAREDVDLAALARDSAQDLHALDPTREVTVVPLGDGGAEAPGKLVVEGDGDRLRQVLTNLIGNVARHTPAGTPAEIALGVPDDPASDGAAVLEVRDHGPGLTEEQGRRIFERFYRADSSRTRESGGGSGLGMAIVAAIVGTHGGHVEVAQTPGGGLTVRLTLPLSTSDADVVAAEP, from the coding sequence GTGCTTAAGGAACGTCTCGCCGGCATCCCCCTGCGCGCACGTCTTGTCGCGATCATCGCGCTCCTGCTGGCAGCGGGGCTCGGCATCGCCGGCATCGCCACGACGACAGTGGTGTCGAGCTTCCTGGTCCAGCAGGTGGACGACGAGCTGCACACCGCCGCGCTCGACCCGATCGGCATCATCCAGTCCACCTCGGGCCAGGCGCTGCCGAGCGACTACTACGTGCTGATCGAGAACGAGAGCGGGAAGCAGACGCAGCTGGGCAACTCGGCGATCACCCGGTTCGGTACGCCCGAGCTGCCGACGGTGACCTACGACGAGGCCGTGGACAGTGGCGGCGAGCCGTTCACCGCCGCCGCGGCCACCGGCGCAGACGACTCGGATGCCGACTCCGGTCCTGACACGGGCACCGAGAGCTGGCGCGTCATCACCCTGGCCGCGACCTACCCGAGCGGCGAGCGCGCCGTCGTCTACGTGGCGCTGCCGCTGGTGGGCATGGACAAGACCGTCTCGATCCTGACCCGCACCCTGATCATGTCCGGCCTCGGCATCGTGCTGCTCGGCGGCCTCACCGCCTGGGTGCTGGTGGAGCGGTCGCTGCGGTCGCTGCGGTCGGTGGAGCACACCGCCGCGCAGATCGCGGCCGGCGACCTGACCCTGCGTGTCCCGGAGGCGCCCCCGGGCACGGAGATGGGCTCCCTGGCGGCGTCGCTCAACGCGATGCTGACGCAGATCGAGCGCGCCTTCGCCGCCCAGGAGGCTTCCGAGGTGCGGATGCGGCAGTTCGTCTCGGACGCGTCCCACGAGCTGCGCACTCCCGTCGCGACCATCCGCGGGTACGGCGAGCTGTACCGGATGGGCGCGCTGGACACGACGGACAAGGTCGACGACACGATGTTCCGCATCGAGGACGCCGCCCGCCGCATGGGCACCCTGGTCAACGACCTGCTGGTGCTGGCCCGGCTCGACGAGGGCCGGCCCGTCGCCCGGGAGGACGTGGACCTGGCCGCCCTCGCGCGCGACTCGGCCCAGGACCTGCACGCCCTGGACCCGACGCGCGAGGTCACCGTCGTGCCCCTCGGGGACGGCGGTGCCGAGGCCCCCGGGAAGCTCGTCGTGGAGGGCGACGGCGACCGCCTGCGGCAGGTGCTCACCAACCTCATCGGCAACGTCGCGCGGCACACGCCGGCGGGCACGCCCGCCGAGATCGCGCTGGGTGTGCCGGACGACCCGGCTTCGGACGGCGCGGCCGTGCTGGAGGTTCGCGACCACGGCCCCGGCCTCACCGAGGAGCAGGGCCGGCGGATCTTCGAGCGGTTCTACCGGGCGGACTCGTCGCGCACGCGGGAGTCGGGCGGCGGCTCGGGGCTGGGGATGGCGATCGTCGCGGCGATCGTCGGCACGCACGGCGGGCACGTCGAGGTGGCGCAGACGCCGGGCGGCGGCCTCACGGTCCGCCTCACGCTGCCGCTCTCGACGTCGGACGCCGACGTCGTCGCCGCCGAACCGTGA
- a CDS encoding HD domain-containing protein codes for MGVLTSDAPQWFLRSFVRSAVGAGATADTDAIETIGQSLLERWADENRHFHNLRHLASVLHRVDELAEETHEPDLVRLAAWYHGAVFNAERKVADASQGGEQTTASAVLAHEELIGLGVPTRAAARVAALVNAIVRHAPDPTDFDAAVLNDADLAMLAAEPQRYKDYKSAVRAEYAHIPAEDYLRARIRVIERLLARRSLFLSPMGAAWEEPARQNLDMELHRLRKEQAKLGSA; via the coding sequence ATGGGCGTGCTGACGTCTGACGCGCCGCAGTGGTTCCTCAGATCCTTCGTCCGGAGTGCGGTGGGCGCGGGAGCCACGGCGGACACCGACGCGATCGAGACGATCGGCCAGTCGCTCCTCGAGCGGTGGGCCGACGAGAACCGGCACTTCCACAACCTGCGCCACCTGGCCTCCGTGCTGCACCGCGTGGACGAGCTGGCCGAGGAGACGCACGAGCCGGACCTGGTGCGCCTCGCCGCCTGGTACCACGGCGCGGTGTTCAACGCGGAGCGCAAGGTCGCCGACGCCTCGCAGGGCGGCGAGCAGACGACGGCCTCCGCGGTGCTGGCGCACGAGGAGCTCATCGGCCTCGGGGTGCCCACGCGCGCCGCGGCCCGGGTCGCCGCCCTGGTCAACGCCATCGTGCGGCACGCGCCCGACCCCACGGACTTCGACGCCGCGGTACTGAACGACGCCGACCTCGCGATGCTCGCCGCCGAGCCGCAGCGGTACAAGGACTACAAGTCGGCGGTCCGTGCCGAGTACGCGCACATCCCCGCCGAGGACTACCTCCGGGCCCGCATCCGGGTGATCGAGCGGCTGCTCGCCCGCAGATCGCTCTTCCTGAGCCCCATGGGCGCCGCGTGGGAGGAGCCCGCGCGGCAGAACCTCGACATGGAGCTGCACCGGCTGCGCAAGGAGCAGGCGAAGCTCGGGTCCGCCTGA
- a CDS encoding WXG100 family type VII secretion target, with protein MRAYGRSTTSDGPACEEAMAMRFEVDSDQVEQASAAVAGSVATVRTEVGALMRNLDALQASWQGPAAAAFGGTVGQWRGAQAQVEGALDAIQAALAAAARTYAEAEAAATRMFS; from the coding sequence TTGCGTGCCTACGGTCGGTCGACGACGTCGGACGGGCCGGCGTGCGAGGAGGCGATGGCCATGCGGTTCGAGGTCGACAGCGACCAGGTGGAGCAGGCGAGCGCGGCGGTGGCGGGCTCGGTGGCGACCGTACGCACCGAGGTGGGGGCGCTGATGCGCAACCTCGACGCCCTCCAGGCAAGCTGGCAGGGGCCGGCCGCCGCGGCGTTCGGCGGCACGGTCGGGCAGTGGCGGGGCGCCCAGGCGCAGGTCGAGGGCGCGCTGGACGCGATCCAGGCCGCGCTGGCCGCCGCGGCGCGCACCTACGCGGAGGCGGAGGCGGCGGCGACGCGCATGTTCTCCTGA
- the groL gene encoding chaperonin GroEL (60 kDa chaperone family; promotes refolding of misfolded polypeptides especially under stressful conditions; forms two stacked rings of heptamers to form a barrel-shaped 14mer; ends can be capped by GroES; misfolded proteins enter the barrel where they are refolded when GroES binds), which yields MAKIIAFDEVARRSMERGLNQLADTVKVTLGPKGRNVVLDKKWGAPTITNDGVSIAKEIELEDPYERIGAELVKEVAKKTDDVAGDGTTTATVLAQALVKEGLRVVAAGANPIAVKRGIEKATEAVTEQLLNAAKEIETKEEIAATAAISAGDPAIGELIAEALDKVGKEGVITVEESNTFGLELELTEGMRFDKGFLARYFETDPERQEAVLEDPYVLIVESKISNVKDMLPLLDQVMKSGKSLLIIAEDVEGEALATLVLNKIRGTFKSVAVKAPGFGDRRKAMLQDIAILTGGQVITETVGLKLENATLEELGQARKVVVTKDETTIVEGAGDADLIAGRVNQIRSEIDKSDSDYDREKLQERLAKLAGGVAVIKAGAATEVELKERKHRIEDAVRNAKAAVEEGIVAGGGVALIQAGAVAFAKLELEGDEATGAAIVRAAIDAPLKQIAVNAGLEGGVVAEKVRNLPSGHGLNAATGEYEDLLAAGVNDPVKVTRSALQNAASIAALFLTTEAVVADKPEPVGAPAGDPTGGMGGMDF from the coding sequence ATGGCCAAGATCATCGCTTTCGACGAGGTTGCTCGTCGGAGCATGGAGCGCGGGCTCAACCAGCTCGCCGACACGGTGAAGGTCACGCTCGGCCCGAAGGGTCGCAACGTCGTTCTGGACAAGAAGTGGGGCGCCCCCACGATCACCAACGACGGTGTCTCCATCGCCAAGGAGATCGAGCTCGAGGACCCCTACGAGCGGATCGGCGCGGAGCTCGTCAAGGAGGTCGCCAAGAAGACGGACGACGTCGCGGGTGACGGCACCACCACCGCCACCGTGCTCGCCCAGGCGCTCGTGAAGGAGGGCCTGCGTGTCGTTGCCGCCGGTGCCAACCCGATCGCCGTCAAGCGCGGCATCGAGAAGGCCACCGAGGCCGTCACCGAGCAGCTGCTGAACGCTGCCAAGGAGATCGAGACCAAGGAAGAGATCGCCGCCACGGCCGCGATCTCGGCCGGTGACCCGGCGATCGGCGAGCTCATCGCCGAGGCCCTCGACAAGGTGGGCAAGGAAGGCGTCATCACCGTCGAGGAGTCGAACACCTTCGGCCTCGAGCTCGAGCTCACCGAGGGCATGCGCTTCGACAAGGGCTTCCTGGCCCGCTACTTCGAGACGGACCCCGAGCGCCAGGAGGCCGTGCTCGAGGACCCGTACGTCCTGATCGTCGAGTCGAAGATCTCGAACGTCAAGGACATGCTGCCGCTGCTCGACCAGGTCATGAAGTCGGGCAAGTCGCTCCTCATCATCGCCGAGGACGTCGAGGGCGAGGCCCTGGCGACCCTGGTGCTGAACAAGATCCGTGGCACCTTCAAGTCCGTCGCCGTCAAGGCCCCGGGCTTCGGCGACCGCCGCAAGGCCATGCTGCAGGACATCGCGATCCTGACCGGCGGCCAGGTCATCACCGAGACCGTCGGCCTCAAGCTGGAGAACGCCACGCTCGAGGAGCTCGGCCAGGCGCGCAAGGTCGTCGTCACCAAGGACGAGACCACGATCGTCGAGGGTGCCGGCGACGCCGACCTCATCGCCGGTCGCGTGAACCAGATCCGCAGCGAGATCGACAAGTCCGACTCGGACTACGACCGCGAGAAGCTCCAGGAGCGCCTCGCGAAGCTGGCCGGCGGCGTGGCCGTCATCAAGGCGGGCGCGGCCACCGAGGTGGAGCTCAAGGAGCGCAAGCACCGCATCGAGGACGCCGTGCGCAACGCCAAGGCTGCCGTCGAGGAGGGCATCGTCGCCGGTGGTGGCGTGGCCCTCATCCAGGCCGGTGCCGTCGCGTTCGCCAAGCTCGAGCTCGAGGGTGACGAGGCGACCGGTGCTGCGATCGTGCGTGCCGCGATCGACGCGCCGCTGAAGCAGATCGCCGTGAACGCCGGCCTCGAGGGCGGCGTCGTGGCGGAGAAGGTGCGCAACCTTCCCTCCGGCCACGGCCTGAACGCCGCGACCGGTGAGTACGAGGACCTGCTCGCCGCGGGCGTCAACGACCCGGTCAAGGTGACCCGCTCGGCGCTGCAGAACGCCGCGTCGATCGCCGCGCTGTTCCTCACCACCGAGGCCGTCGTCGCCGACAAGCCGGAGCCCGTGGGCGCCCCGGCCGGCGACCCGACCGGTGGCATGGGCGGCATGGACTTCTGA
- a CDS encoding phytoene desaturase family protein: MTLLDAVVVGSGPNGLAAAVTLARAGLGVRVLEAQPTIGGGARTLPVPELDDDLLFDLCSAVHPMAWASPFFRAFDLRAHGVELVAPEVAYAQPLGGDRAGLAWRDLGRTADGLGADGDAWRDLIGPLAEDWRQMTALALGDKRTVRGMLEGVRGHGGYASETWGAAASLARPGLRFGTAVLEQGGPRWDRRFLTEEARALLTGVAAHAITPLPSYAGAGTALLLAALAHADGGWAVPVGGSQAITDALVRDLEAHGGVVETGRQVDDWRDLPSARAVLLDTTPRTALEILGDRVSAPRRAALGKFRYGNAAAKVDFVLSGPVPWAADDVGRASTVHVGGARAEMVIAEDAVAHGTHPDRPMVLLSDPAVADPGRARGTRRPLWTYAHVPSGSTQDVTEAVTRQIERFAPGFRDVVVGARCIPADQMERHNQNYPGGDISAGAATMWQMVARPSLAPDPYQLAEGVYLCSASTPPGPGVHGMGGWHAARRALLREFDVRHVPGLAPD; encoded by the coding sequence GTGACGCTCCTCGACGCGGTGGTGGTGGGCTCCGGGCCGAACGGCCTGGCGGCCGCGGTGACGCTCGCCCGCGCGGGCCTGGGTGTCCGCGTGCTGGAGGCGCAGCCGACGATCGGCGGCGGCGCGCGCACGCTCCCCGTCCCCGAGCTCGACGACGACCTGCTCTTCGACCTCTGCTCGGCCGTGCACCCCATGGCCTGGGCCTCGCCGTTCTTCCGCGCCTTCGACCTGCGCGCGCACGGCGTCGAGCTGGTCGCGCCCGAGGTCGCCTACGCCCAGCCGCTCGGCGGCGACCGGGCCGGCCTCGCCTGGCGCGACCTCGGCCGGACCGCCGACGGGCTGGGGGCGGACGGCGACGCCTGGCGTGACCTGATCGGCCCGCTCGCCGAGGACTGGCGCCAGATGACCGCGCTCGCGCTGGGCGACAAGCGGACCGTCCGCGGCATGCTGGAGGGCGTACGCGGCCACGGCGGCTACGCGTCGGAGACGTGGGGCGCCGCCGCCTCCCTGGCCCGGCCCGGCCTGCGCTTCGGCACGGCGGTCCTGGAGCAGGGCGGCCCACGCTGGGACCGGCGGTTCCTCACCGAGGAGGCGAGGGCGCTCCTGACCGGGGTCGCAGCGCACGCGATCACCCCGCTGCCGTCGTACGCGGGGGCCGGCACCGCCCTGCTGCTCGCCGCCCTCGCGCACGCCGACGGCGGCTGGGCGGTCCCCGTCGGCGGCTCGCAGGCGATCACCGACGCCCTGGTCCGGGACCTGGAGGCGCACGGTGGCGTCGTCGAGACCGGCCGGCAGGTCGACGACTGGCGTGACCTGCCGTCCGCCCGCGCCGTCCTCCTCGACACCACGCCCCGCACCGCCCTCGAGATCCTGGGGGACCGGGTCAGCGCACCCCGCCGCGCCGCGCTGGGGAAGTTCCGGTACGGCAACGCGGCGGCCAAGGTCGACTTCGTCCTGTCGGGCCCGGTGCCCTGGGCGGCGGACGACGTCGGGCGCGCCTCGACCGTGCACGTCGGCGGCGCCCGGGCCGAGATGGTGATCGCGGAGGACGCCGTCGCGCACGGGACGCACCCCGACCGGCCCATGGTCCTGCTCAGCGACCCGGCCGTGGCCGATCCCGGCCGGGCGCGCGGCACCAGGCGGCCGCTGTGGACCTACGCCCACGTGCCGTCCGGCTCGACCCAGGACGTCACCGAGGCGGTCACCCGGCAGATCGAGCGCTTCGCGCCCGGCTTCCGGGACGTCGTGGTCGGCGCGCGGTGCATCCCCGCCGACCAGATGGAGCGGCACAACCAGAACTACCCGGGCGGCGACATCTCCGCCGGGGCGGCCACCATGTGGCAGATGGTCGCGCGGCCGAGCCTCGCGCCGGACCCCTACCAGCTCGCCGAGGGGGTCTACCTCTGCTCGGCGTCGACCCCGCCCGGCCCGGGGGTGCACGGCATGGGCGGCTGGCACGCCGCGCGGCGGGCGCTGCTCCGGGAGTTCGACGTCCGCCACGTGCCGGGACTGGCGCCGGACTAG
- a CDS encoding cold-shock protein — MAQGTVKWFNAEKGYGFITPTAGGQDLFVHYSAIQSDGYRSLDEGQEVEYEVGQGQKGPQAEQVRPV; from the coding sequence ATGGCCCAGGGCACCGTCAAGTGGTTCAACGCCGAGAAGGGGTATGGCTTCATCACCCCGACCGCCGGCGGCCAGGACCTTTTCGTTCACTACAGCGCGATCCAGAGCGACGGCTACCGGTCTCTCGACGAGGGTCAGGAAGTCGAGTACGAGGTGGGGCAGGGACAGAAGGGTCCGCAGGCAGAGCAGGTTCGTCCAGTCTGA
- a CDS encoding LytR C-terminal domain-containing protein, with translation MTKSGYPYPPDEFDVAVPGGAPVGVHRAPRSGWSSAWPFLLVAVVCAAVAWGGITLLSGGGDEPADASGTPSSSASAPVSPSPSASGDASGEPSGEPSGEASEPAGEESSVTGDPAAADLTASVQVLNASGVDGAAGTAAEAVAAAGFTGTIDPETDTTGLGEGYTETTVLYGTEPDRSDTAAAVAAAVGATASIASADVTASQYAVIVIVK, from the coding sequence GTGACGAAGAGTGGCTACCCCTACCCGCCCGACGAGTTCGACGTCGCTGTCCCCGGGGGCGCACCGGTGGGTGTGCACCGTGCACCGCGCAGCGGTTGGAGCTCGGCCTGGCCGTTCCTGCTGGTCGCCGTGGTCTGCGCCGCCGTTGCCTGGGGCGGCATCACGCTGCTGTCCGGCGGCGGTGACGAGCCGGCCGACGCGTCCGGCACCCCGTCGAGCTCTGCCTCCGCCCCCGTGTCGCCGTCGCCGTCGGCATCGGGCGACGCCTCGGGTGAACCTTCGGGCGAGCCCAGCGGTGAGGCCTCGGAGCCCGCTGGTGAGGAGTCGTCGGTGACCGGGGACCCGGCTGCGGCCGACCTGACCGCTTCGGTCCAGGTGCTGAACGCGAGCGGCGTCGACGGTGCTGCCGGCACGGCCGCCGAGGCGGTCGCCGCCGCAGGGTTCACGGGGACGATCGATCCCGAGACGGACACGACCGGGCTCGGCGAGGGCTACACGGAGACCACCGTGCTGTACGGCACGGAGCCCGACCGCTCCGACACCGCCGCGGCTGTCGCCGCGGCCGTGGGCGCCACGGCCAGCATCGCTTCCGCGGACGTCACGGCGTCGCAGTACGCGGTCATCGTCATCGTCAAGTAG
- a CDS encoding DUF3263 domain-containing protein, with product MVPPTFGGQASETLVAHVEAPAVEGRENGLSDRDREILAFERQWWKYAGAKEEAARELFGLTATRYYQVLNVLIDSPAALEHDPMLVKRLRRLRSTRQRARTTRRLADENH from the coding sequence ATGGTTCCTCCGACCTTCGGTGGGCAGGCGAGCGAGACGCTGGTCGCCCACGTCGAGGCCCCCGCGGTCGAGGGCAGGGAGAACGGGCTCTCCGACCGGGACCGCGAGATCCTCGCGTTCGAGCGCCAGTGGTGGAAGTACGCCGGCGCCAAGGAGGAGGCGGCACGGGAGCTGTTCGGCCTGACCGCCACCCGGTATTACCAGGTGTTGAACGTGCTGATCGACTCCCCGGCCGCCCTGGAGCACGACCCGATGCTGGTCAAGCGCTTGCGCAGGCTCCGCTCGACCCGCCAGCGGGCACGTACTACACGACGGTTGGCGGATGAGAACCACTGA
- a CDS encoding uracil-DNA glycosylase, giving the protein MSQVIAPDWAEALADVEPRIDAMGDFLRTEVAEGRTYVPAGENVLAAFKRPLADVRVLIVGQDPYPTPGHAMGLSFSVQPDVRPVPRSLVNIYKELQEDLGLPIPSNGDLRPWADQGVMLLNRTLTCRPGSSDSHAGKGWEEVTEAAIRALVARGGPLVAILWGAKARNLKAWLGDVPVVESAHPSPLSARSGFFGSKPFSRANALLEQQGAQPVDWRLP; this is encoded by the coding sequence TTGTCGCAGGTCATCGCGCCGGACTGGGCCGAGGCGCTCGCCGACGTCGAGCCCCGCATCGATGCGATGGGCGACTTCCTGCGCACCGAGGTCGCAGAGGGCCGTACCTACGTCCCGGCCGGCGAGAACGTGCTCGCCGCCTTCAAGCGTCCGCTCGCGGACGTGCGCGTGCTGATCGTGGGCCAGGACCCCTACCCGACGCCGGGGCACGCCATGGGCCTGTCCTTCTCGGTGCAGCCGGACGTGCGGCCGGTCCCGCGGTCGCTGGTCAACATCTACAAGGAGCTGCAGGAGGACCTCGGCCTGCCGATCCCGTCGAACGGCGACCTGCGCCCGTGGGCCGACCAGGGGGTCATGCTGTTGAACAGGACGCTCACCTGCCGCCCCGGCTCCTCCGACTCGCACGCGGGCAAGGGGTGGGAAGAGGTCACGGAGGCCGCGATCCGCGCCCTGGTGGCCCGTGGTGGGCCCCTCGTGGCCATCCTGTGGGGCGCGAAGGCGCGCAACCTCAAGGCGTGGCTGGGTGACGTCCCCGTGGTCGAGAGCGCGCACCCGTCGCCGCTGTCGGCGCGCAGCGGCTTCTTCGGCTCGAAGCCGTTCTCGCGGGCCAACGCGCTGCTCGAGCAGCAGGGTGCGCAGCCCGTCGACTGGCGCCTGCCGTAA
- a CDS encoding SGNH/GDSL hydrolase family protein — MRNVSATTPEPEGPSTTPTATAPVRWTRYIAMGDSFSEGLWDPYPDAPDVQRGWADNLAAALSARRIAAGEDPLEYANLAIRGRKLRPIVAEQLGTTLEAKPDLVSLVGGGNDILRATADVDTISAALEDAVATLRATGADVLMGTGFKAGAGLSWTNGRVGIFNANVWSIARRHGAHVVDLWGMRSLGDLRLWSADRIHLTPEGHQRVANAALVALGLEPDDDAWDVPLDAAPPAAFRESARANAAWMRQHVGPWVKRRLTGTSSGDGRSAKWPTPGAWPRA; from the coding sequence ATGAGGAACGTGAGCGCGACGACCCCAGAACCGGAAGGCCCCTCCACCACACCCACCGCGACCGCACCCGTCCGCTGGACGCGGTACATCGCCATGGGCGACTCCTTCTCGGAGGGTCTGTGGGACCCCTACCCGGATGCCCCGGACGTGCAGCGCGGCTGGGCGGACAACCTCGCCGCCGCGCTCTCCGCACGCCGCATCGCGGCGGGCGAGGACCCGCTGGAGTACGCGAACCTCGCGATCCGGGGCCGCAAGCTGCGCCCGATCGTCGCCGAGCAGCTCGGCACGACGCTCGAGGCCAAGCCGGACCTGGTGTCCCTGGTCGGAGGCGGCAACGACATCCTGCGCGCCACGGCCGACGTCGACACGATCTCGGCCGCGCTGGAGGACGCCGTCGCCACGCTCCGCGCCACGGGCGCCGACGTGCTGATGGGCACCGGCTTCAAGGCGGGCGCCGGCCTGAGCTGGACCAACGGCCGCGTGGGCATCTTCAACGCGAACGTGTGGTCCATCGCCCGGCGCCACGGCGCGCACGTCGTGGACCTGTGGGGCATGCGGTCGCTGGGCGACCTGCGCCTGTGGTCCGCGGACCGCATCCACCTGACCCCGGAGGGGCACCAGCGGGTGGCGAACGCCGCCCTGGTCGCGCTCGGCCTCGAACCGGACGACGACGCCTGGGACGTGCCGCTCGACGCCGCCCCGCCCGCCGCCTTCCGGGAGAGCGCACGCGCCAACGCCGCCTGGATGCGCCAGCACGTGGGGCCCTGGGTCAAGCGCCGCCTCACGGGCACCTCCAGCGGTGACGGCCGCTCCGCCAAGTGGCCGACGCCGGGGGCCTGGCCGCGCGCGTAG